The following is a genomic window from Thioclava electrotropha.
TGGAATGCCATGTGATGACCGGCCAGACCGATTACCAACTGCGTGTCGTGGTCGACTCTCTGGATGACTACGAGCGTTTCATCCGGGCACGCCTCCACCGCGTCGGCGGCATAGGATCAATCGACACGAGTTTCGCCTATGGCACAGTGAAGGAAAGCATGGTGTTTCCGATGCGATGAAAGCGCAGACCGACGCGATTTTCTGTTGACCTGTCTATAGCTTCACACCTTAGCACCGCCTTTAGTGATGAGAATCGGTGTGAGCGGATAGGGCGACTGATGTATCGAATTTCGGAACTGGCGGAGAGAGTGGGCGTGTCGCGCGCGACGCTGCTCTATTACGAGAAGCTCGGCCTGCTGCAGGGCCAGCGGCAGGCTAATGGCTATCGCGTCTACACCGACGCCGACCGGCAGCGGCTGCGTCTGATGCAGCAGCTCCAGGCGGGCGGCCTTAGCTTGAAAGAGTGTCAGGCCTGCCTCGATGGAGAGCTCCACCGAGAGATGCTGAACCAACGGCTTGAGACGCTGGAGCACGAAATCGCGAAGAAGACGCGGTCGCGCGACCTTCTGGCGGCTCTGCTGGGGCAATCGAGCCTCAAGGACTGGCACGAAGAGGTCGAGCGCGTCGCACCCGATCTGCACCGCTCGTGGCTGATGTCGCAGGGGTTTTCCAGCGCGGAGGCCGGGCTGGTCGCGCTGGTCTCCAAGGACATGAACGCCCACGACGCCTACATGGCCGGGTTCATGGAGGTGTTCGCCGACCTCGATTGGTGGGGCCCGGGAATGGCCGAGGCGACGCGTCGGGCGCTGGCGATGGTGCCGTTCGCGCCCGAGACGATCCTCGAGATCGGCTGCGGGCCCGGCATGGCAACGATGACGCTGGCCGAGGCGAGCATGGCGCGGATCACGGCCACTGACACGGCCGAGCTGGCGCTCGACAAGCTCAGGGCGCGGATCGCGGCGCGCGGACTCAACAACCGGATCGAGGTGCAGAACGTCGACATGGCCGCAATCCCGACCTCAAAGCGTCCCTGGGATGTGATCTGGTCCGAGGGCAGCGCCTATATCCTTGGCGTTGAAAAGGCGCTTGCGGACTGGCGGGCGCTCCTGCGCCCCGGCGGCGTCCTCGTGTTCTCCGACATGGTCTGGCGGACTGACAAACCCGAAGACGAGGTCCGCGCCTTCTGGGCCGCAGAATACCCCGCGATGACGACGCCCGCGAGCCGCGTCGCACAGGCGAAGCGCGCGGGCTACCGCGTCCTCGGACATTTCGACATGGGGCGCGAGGCGATGGACACCTACTACCGCCCGCTCACCGCGCGGCTCGAGGCCTTAGAGCTGGACCTCGCGGGGAGCCGAGTCCTCGACGACCTGCACCGCGAGATCGCCTTGAATCAGGCCGGATGCGGGCAGTTCGGATACGAGATGTTCGTGCTGGAGCGGGTCTGACCCCACCAGGCACCAGAGAGGATCGAGACATGGACTATTCAACGGACTACACCACCTACGCCG
Proteins encoded in this region:
- a CDS encoding MerR family transcriptional regulator; this translates as MYRISELAERVGVSRATLLYYEKLGLLQGQRQANGYRVYTDADRQRLRLMQQLQAGGLSLKECQACLDGELHREMLNQRLETLEHEIAKKTRSRDLLAALLGQSSLKDWHEEVERVAPDLHRSWLMSQGFSSAEAGLVALVSKDMNAHDAYMAGFMEVFADLDWWGPGMAEATRRALAMVPFAPETILEIGCGPGMATMTLAEASMARITATDTAELALDKLRARIAARGLNNRIEVQNVDMAAIPTSKRPWDVIWSEGSAYILGVEKALADWRALLRPGGVLVFSDMVWRTDKPEDEVRAFWAAEYPAMTTPASRVAQAKRAGYRVLGHFDMGREAMDTYYRPLTARLEALELDLAGSRVLDDLHREIALNQAGCGQFGYEMFVLERV